The following are encoded together in the Paraburkholderia sp. BL10I2N1 genome:
- a CDS encoding superinfection immunity protein, whose amino-acid sequence MGGNIVVQVIAAGLALALYFLPSILADRRKRHDLLVIALFNACLGWTVFGWLLALFWALQPDPPGNVAGEVVANRRNVVLRVFSTQLAARVRARATRNAAREESERPRK is encoded by the coding sequence ATGGGTGGCAACATCGTGGTTCAGGTCATCGCGGCGGGGCTCGCACTCGCGCTCTACTTCCTGCCGTCGATTCTTGCGGACCGGCGCAAGCGCCACGACCTTCTGGTTATCGCGCTCTTCAACGCCTGCCTCGGCTGGACGGTATTCGGCTGGCTGCTCGCGTTGTTCTGGGCGCTGCAACCCGATCCGCCCGGGAACGTTGCAGGCGAAGTCGTCGCGAACCGCCGCAACGTCGTGCTTCGCGTATTCTCGACGCAGCTTGCCGCACGCGTGCGGGCGCGCGCCACACGCAATGCAGCGCGCGAAGAGAGCGAAAGACCCAGGAAATGA
- a CDS encoding M20 family metallopeptidase: MISDDTAQHAQQINHDALREFVDRKWNDEIVPALTDYIAVPAKSPAFDPDWAEHGFIERVVTDAAQWAEQQPVRGLKLEIVRLPGRTPVIFFETPATRSNSTDTIVLYGHLDKQPEFAGWRNDLGPWTPKFEDGKLYGRGGADDGYAIYASLTALAALDAQGIERPRCVGIIETCEESGSYDLLPYVDALRDRLGKVGLVVCLDSGAGNYDQLWLTTSLRGLVAGDLEVQVLDEGIHSGGYGGIAPSSFRIMRQLFERLEDASTGNLLPKGFHCPIPPNRLLEAGATAHIMGDDVWKKLPWACGQDGRQVLPTTTDPQEALLNSTWRPSLSVTGASGLPSLADAGNVLRPRTAFKLSLRLPPLIDAVKAVAKLKALLEFDPPYNAKVTFKPDPGAATGWSAPDLAPWLASALNGASLQHYGADCAYMGQGGTIPLMNVLQEGFPSSQFMVCGVLGPKSNAHGPNEFLHVPYAKKLTATVAEVIAAAP; the protein is encoded by the coding sequence ATGATCTCTGACGACACCGCCCAGCACGCTCAACAGATTAATCACGATGCGCTTCGTGAATTCGTCGACCGCAAGTGGAACGACGAGATCGTACCGGCGCTCACTGACTATATTGCGGTGCCCGCGAAGAGCCCCGCTTTCGATCCCGACTGGGCGGAACACGGCTTCATCGAGCGCGTGGTAACCGACGCGGCGCAATGGGCAGAGCAACAACCCGTGCGCGGTCTGAAACTTGAAATCGTTCGCCTCCCGGGCCGCACGCCGGTGATTTTCTTCGAAACGCCGGCAACGCGTTCAAACAGCACCGACACGATCGTGCTGTATGGGCACCTCGACAAGCAGCCGGAATTTGCAGGCTGGCGCAACGACCTCGGGCCGTGGACGCCGAAGTTCGAAGACGGCAAGCTCTACGGCCGTGGCGGCGCGGACGATGGCTACGCAATCTACGCGAGCCTCACCGCGCTGGCGGCGCTCGACGCACAGGGCATCGAACGCCCGCGCTGCGTCGGCATCATCGAAACCTGCGAGGAGTCCGGCAGCTACGATCTGCTGCCCTATGTCGACGCATTGCGTGACCGCCTCGGCAAGGTCGGACTGGTCGTCTGCCTCGATTCGGGCGCCGGTAACTATGACCAGCTCTGGCTCACCACGTCGTTGCGCGGCCTCGTCGCGGGCGACCTCGAAGTGCAGGTGCTCGACGAAGGCATTCACTCGGGCGGATACGGTGGCATTGCGCCGTCGAGCTTCCGCATCATGCGGCAACTGTTCGAGCGGCTCGAAGATGCTTCGACAGGCAATCTGCTGCCGAAGGGTTTTCATTGCCCGATTCCGCCGAACCGCCTGCTCGAAGCCGGGGCCACAGCCCACATCATGGGCGACGACGTATGGAAAAAATTGCCGTGGGCGTGCGGCCAGGATGGCCGTCAGGTATTGCCTACGACGACGGATCCCCAAGAGGCGCTGCTGAATTCGACATGGCGTCCGTCGCTGTCTGTCACGGGTGCATCGGGTCTGCCTTCGCTTGCCGATGCGGGCAACGTGCTGCGACCGCGCACCGCGTTCAAGCTTTCGCTGCGGCTGCCTCCGCTGATCGACGCGGTGAAGGCTGTCGCCAAACTAAAGGCGCTGCTCGAATTCGATCCGCCGTACAACGCGAAGGTGACGTTCAAGCCGGATCCGGGCGCGGCAACCGGCTGGAGCGCGCCCGACCTTGCCCCGTGGCTTGCGTCGGCGCTCAACGGCGCGTCGCTGCAACACTACGGCGCGGACTGTGCGTACATGGGGCAGGGCGGTACGATCCCCTTGATGAACGTGTTGCAGGAGGGTTTCCCGAGTTCGCAGTTCATGGTGTGCGGCGTGCTCGGGCCGAAGTCGAACGCGCATGGGCCGAATGAATTCCTCCACGTTCCATATGCGAAGAAGCTCACTGCGACCGTCGCGGAAGTCATTGCCGCCGCGCCCTGA